The following proteins are encoded in a genomic region of Methanomassiliicoccales archaeon:
- a CDS encoding aldehyde dehydrogenase family protein: MAVRSINPRTGEVIKEFTASSPEDVLSSIVRGREAQRNWMAKWSKEERIEAVLELRSAMLSMKDDLIATEVLEGGFPQKDVIGTYNGVIKGFDHYVSELRSVGDYDFPLDPAGWPDTKATINLVPHGIVGQIGIWNYPLWQTMITVIPALLAGNAVVFKPSELTTMTGLKVKEAFDRTSMPGDLFQTLIGGPEVGKAMVAAPFDALVFTGGRSTGLDIMHNAGIKPMIMELSGNDAGIVCADADVKSTARGVASGAFSHGGQVCIRIKRLYVVQSIANRFIIELLRVVARVDPKQQIGPLIREEARARVHEKVHRAVMNGCELLTGGENIPGLGYYFEPTVLKVTDDSLEIIREETFGPVLPIRVVKDEEEAIRLANDSDYGLGATIWTSDLVKGEALARRLEAGNVWINEYGRTINCGELFQGWKCSGIASTNRRITMFMKKRTIVDHRSTQARAHWFT, from the coding sequence ATGGCCGTCCGTTCGATCAATCCCCGCACCGGTGAGGTCATCAAGGAGTTCACCGCGAGCAGTCCCGAGGACGTACTTTCCAGCATCGTTCGCGGACGTGAGGCGCAGCGAAATTGGATGGCCAAATGGTCCAAGGAGGAGAGGATTGAGGCAGTACTGGAACTGCGCTCTGCCATGCTGTCCATGAAGGACGACCTCATCGCCACCGAGGTGCTGGAAGGCGGCTTTCCGCAGAAGGACGTCATCGGCACCTACAACGGCGTCATCAAGGGGTTCGACCATTATGTCTCCGAGCTTCGCAGCGTTGGGGACTACGACTTCCCTCTGGACCCGGCCGGTTGGCCGGACACCAAGGCCACCATAAACCTCGTCCCTCATGGTATCGTCGGGCAGATTGGTATCTGGAACTATCCTCTGTGGCAGACCATGATCACGGTAATACCAGCATTGCTGGCTGGCAACGCCGTGGTCTTTAAACCCTCGGAACTAACCACCATGACCGGTCTGAAGGTCAAGGAGGCCTTTGACCGAACTTCTATGCCCGGTGATCTATTCCAAACGCTGATCGGCGGACCCGAGGTGGGCAAGGCCATGGTCGCTGCTCCCTTTGACGCCCTGGTCTTCACCGGGGGACGCTCCACTGGATTGGACATAATGCACAATGCTGGGATCAAGCCCATGATAATGGAACTCTCCGGGAACGATGCCGGTATCGTATGCGCCGACGCTGATGTGAAGAGCACCGCCAGAGGAGTGGCCAGCGGAGCGTTCTCCCATGGAGGTCAGGTATGCATCAGAATAAAGAGGCTATATGTGGTCCAAAGCATCGCTAACAGATTCATCATCGAGCTGCTTAGAGTGGTAGCGCGGGTCGACCCAAAGCAGCAGATAGGGCCGCTCATCAGGGAGGAGGCCAGGGCCAGAGTACATGAGAAGGTGCATCGTGCGGTCATGAACGGCTGCGAGCTATTGACCGGAGGGGAGAACATTCCCGGCCTGGGATACTACTTCGAACCTACCGTGCTCAAGGTCACCGACGATTCATTGGAAATAATTAGGGAAGAGACCTTTGGTCCGGTGCTCCCGATACGGGTGGTCAAGGATGAGGAAGAGGCCATCAGGCTGGCGAACGACAGTGATTATGGCCTTGGCGCCACTATCTGGACGTCCGATCTGGTCAAAGGAGAGGCGTTGGCTCGTAGATTGGAGGCCGGCAACGTCTGGATAAATGAGTATGGGCGCACCATCAATTGCGGGGAACTTTTCCAGGGATGGAAATGCAGTGGCATAGCTAGCACGAACCGTCGCATAACCATGTTCATGAAGAAGAGGACGATCGTGGACCATCGGTCGACGCAGGCCCGAGCCCACTGGTTTACTTAG